One region of Glutamicibacter sp. B1 genomic DNA includes:
- a CDS encoding ATP-binding protein, giving the protein MNDPLIASLIRAVESAPEEHELRLHLAQQLHQANRAAEALTHINIVVQKDPGNTVALQLLGQVSAALLGNAADATAPVTEPEKPTQAEQPDFDWDAAAEQFEQSVPAPFAEPKIEMGECSGGAVPEEPVGERITLADVGGLQNVKDRLNESFLAPMRNAAIAKAFGKSLRGGLLLYGPPGCGKTFVARAVAGELQANFMAVTMTDILDSHIGETEKNIKAVFDKARSNAPTVLFLDEVDALGLRRGSLSGSASWLRQMVNQLLMEMDSLSSNNDGLYVLAATNHPWDLDEALLRPGRLDRAVLVTAPDGPARESILRYHLERRPIAGIDLKWIVQRTDGFSGADLEHLCTTAAEKAMMQSIERNEVLPVDMTHIQLALNEVKPSTLPWLESARNVVRFSNENGRYDELEAYLIARKLM; this is encoded by the coding sequence ATGAATGACCCATTGATCGCTAGCCTCATCCGCGCGGTGGAATCCGCACCGGAAGAACACGAATTGCGTCTGCATCTTGCTCAACAGCTACATCAAGCAAACCGTGCTGCTGAAGCCCTGACGCATATCAATATCGTGGTCCAGAAGGATCCTGGAAACACTGTTGCACTCCAGTTGCTTGGCCAGGTCAGTGCAGCGTTGTTGGGTAACGCAGCTGATGCAACGGCTCCTGTCACGGAACCAGAAAAACCTACACAGGCCGAACAGCCCGATTTTGACTGGGACGCTGCCGCCGAACAATTTGAGCAATCGGTGCCAGCCCCATTCGCAGAACCAAAAATTGAGATGGGCGAGTGCTCAGGCGGTGCTGTTCCCGAAGAACCTGTCGGAGAGCGCATTACCCTGGCGGATGTTGGTGGCCTACAAAACGTTAAAGACCGGCTGAATGAGTCATTCTTGGCGCCAATGCGCAATGCGGCCATTGCAAAAGCCTTCGGCAAATCTCTGCGCGGCGGGCTGTTGCTGTATGGTCCTCCGGGGTGCGGTAAGACTTTCGTGGCACGCGCGGTAGCCGGCGAGCTTCAGGCCAACTTCATGGCCGTCACCATGACCGATATCTTGGACTCGCACATTGGCGAAACCGAGAAGAACATCAAGGCCGTCTTTGATAAGGCCCGAAGTAATGCCCCAACGGTCTTGTTCCTTGATGAAGTTGATGCCTTAGGACTTCGCCGTGGCTCGCTGTCCGGGAGCGCCTCGTGGCTGCGCCAGATGGTGAACCAGCTGCTCATGGAGATGGATTCGTTGTCCTCGAATAATGATGGACTGTACGTACTGGCAGCGACCAACCATCCTTGGGATCTGGACGAAGCCTTATTGCGTCCGGGACGTTTGGACCGAGCCGTACTAGTTACCGCGCCGGATGGACCTGCTCGTGAGTCCATCTTGCGGTACCACCTGGAGCGTCGCCCCATCGCCGGTATTGATCTGAAATGGATTGTCCAGCGCACCGATGGATTCTCAGGTGCTGACCTAGAACACCTGTGCACTACGGCTGCCGAAAAAGCCATGATGCAATCCATTGAACGCAATGAAGTGCTACCCGTGGACATGACACATATCCAACTGGCGCTGAACGAAGTGAAACCATCGACCCTGCCGTGGCTGGAATCCGCGCGTAACGTGGTCCGGTTCAGCAACGAAAACGGCCGCTACGACGAGCTAGAAGCATATTTGATCGCCAGAAAATTGATGTAA
- a CDS encoding tetratricopeptide repeat protein: MDFDVLQTRVTHHLATGRDAEAISLLKDNLNDYQHVAEFWIYYTACHLNLEQWDDAEATARTALTLNPEHPVAGEQLAVALSSLHRRDEALAVIQQVITVAPEYARGHYLLGMILLGHVQNNDERILARQATEHALKLDPENPDFYQGAALAADLADDQNSALGFLEAGLRIDPHHQGLLRAAGSIKNGHKVVGDQGVLLCGMLASDPMNEKLHGDYAENFLEKQVVYADRWWLFTPILAVIAAFGYGGGSLGKIVVIVLVLVGAGVFAWWNISTYKKTAKSLPSGYLKDIHSRFPTLPKAVRAYQGSWVVAVAGALAGCFAPLAGAILMILSIVASRVAATLIRRENSAPPTDRTDPEERRVHLVRLSGGFAAGFWKRVLLVIAHLILFGVAVSQTNHMATVPLASVGLELLVIGGVLAYCQFRLGFKNNAFAYGLAVGASAKSRNFALLRGNIGGMYFIGLHLVIGLIAFSAALSLLVQSPESIGATDNSVDEQPSGKVEEPSQTPTIPTQIPSVKPEDFSITPLPELPDLPSLDQ; this comes from the coding sequence ATGGATTTTGATGTCCTCCAGACCAGGGTCACCCATCATCTGGCGACGGGTAGAGATGCCGAAGCCATCAGTCTGCTGAAAGACAATCTCAACGATTACCAACACGTGGCCGAGTTTTGGATTTATTACACTGCCTGCCATTTGAATCTTGAGCAATGGGATGACGCCGAAGCCACAGCACGCACTGCGCTCACACTGAACCCCGAGCATCCAGTGGCCGGAGAACAGCTCGCAGTAGCACTCTCTAGCCTGCACCGTCGAGACGAAGCACTTGCGGTGATTCAGCAAGTCATCACGGTAGCCCCCGAGTATGCGCGCGGGCACTACCTGCTTGGCATGATTCTGCTCGGCCACGTCCAGAACAATGATGAACGCATCTTGGCTCGTCAGGCCACCGAACATGCGCTGAAACTGGATCCAGAAAACCCTGACTTCTATCAAGGTGCAGCCTTAGCCGCTGATTTAGCTGATGATCAAAATAGCGCATTGGGTTTCCTCGAAGCTGGTTTGCGCATAGATCCACACCATCAGGGGCTGCTGCGTGCAGCGGGCAGTATCAAGAATGGTCACAAGGTCGTGGGAGACCAAGGTGTTCTGTTGTGCGGAATGCTGGCCAGCGACCCAATGAATGAAAAGCTGCACGGGGACTATGCAGAGAACTTCCTAGAGAAACAGGTTGTTTATGCCGACCGTTGGTGGCTTTTCACTCCGATATTGGCAGTCATCGCCGCCTTTGGTTATGGCGGTGGTTCGCTGGGCAAAATTGTGGTGATCGTACTGGTATTGGTGGGTGCCGGCGTATTTGCCTGGTGGAATATTTCGACCTATAAAAAGACCGCGAAGTCCCTTCCCTCCGGCTACCTCAAAGATATCCACTCTCGTTTCCCGACATTGCCTAAAGCAGTGCGCGCCTATCAGGGCAGTTGGGTAGTGGCCGTGGCCGGTGCGCTCGCAGGCTGTTTTGCACCGCTTGCTGGAGCCATCTTGATGATTCTGAGCATCGTGGCCAGTAGGGTGGCAGCGACACTGATTCGTAGAGAAAATTCGGCTCCCCCGACGGATCGGACTGATCCTGAAGAGCGTCGCGTTCATCTGGTGCGCCTTAGTGGGGGATTCGCGGCAGGTTTCTGGAAACGTGTTCTGCTGGTCATCGCCCACCTGATTCTCTTTGGGGTAGCTGTCTCGCAAACGAATCACATGGCTACGGTGCCATTGGCTTCGGTGGGCCTTGAACTCCTAGTGATTGGAGGAGTGCTGGCCTACTGCCAGTTCCGTTTGGGATTCAAAAACAACGCCTTCGCCTATGGGCTTGCGGTCGGTGCTTCGGCGAAGTCGCGGAACTTCGCTTTGCTTAGAGGCAATATCGGAGGCATGTACTTCATCGGGCTACATTTAGTCATTGGACTGATCGCCTTTTCCGCTGCGCTCTCATTGCTGGTGCAGTCTCCTGAATCCATTGGTGCAACGGATAACTCGGTAGACGAACAGCCATCAGGCAAGGTAGAAGAACCAAGTCAAACCCCCACGATTCCCACGCAGATTCCTTCGGTGAAACCTGAAGATTTCAGTATTACGCCGTTGCCTGAACTTCCCGATCTTCCTTCATTGGATCAGTAG
- a CDS encoding SRPBCC family protein, producing the protein MSQFSVFESTVLIHLPVHRVWELLTDWAAAPLWIHGIGSMHSDDPQLKVGTNLVYRVAGHERVYRVHELIENRLLILHTSENPDGLSYRYDLKDDAGYTEVVLQVAIINPDLSVEQCEELASNIRESEGDKLDQLRLYAEQAP; encoded by the coding sequence ATGAGCCAGTTCAGTGTTTTTGAAAGCACCGTTCTTATTCACCTTCCGGTGCACCGCGTATGGGAGTTGCTGACCGACTGGGCAGCTGCTCCCTTGTGGATTCATGGAATTGGTTCCATGCATTCTGATGATCCCCAACTAAAAGTTGGAACGAATCTTGTTTATCGCGTTGCCGGGCACGAACGGGTCTATCGCGTCCACGAGCTCATCGAAAATCGGTTGTTGATTCTGCATACTTCGGAAAATCCGGACGGGCTGTCCTACCGATACGATCTGAAAGACGATGCCGGGTATACCGAAGTGGTCTTGCAGGTTGCGATTATCAATCCTGATTTGAGTGTTGAACAGTGCGAAGAGCTTGCCTCGAACATTCGCGAAAGTGAAGGGGACAAGTTAGACCAATTACGGCTCTATGCGGAGCAAGCGCCCTAG
- a CDS encoding polysaccharide deacetylase family protein, which produces MSPTQSPTESAAPQVDCSLENCVALTFDDGPDQYTQNLLDTLKSTNTPATFFLIGSKVQNFPSMVKRMEAEGHQVGSHTWDHADITTLSDLELKQQLERTDEAIKEVTGNSPSVFRPPLGHHDESHNEQVPYPVILWDTNSHDGRIKDSQKIADAIMDTVHPGSIVLMHDTRNTTVQAVPELVSQLKAQGYTLVTIDQLFAGELTNSVAYSSGPQVTGK; this is translated from the coding sequence GTGTCACCCACCCAATCCCCCACCGAGTCCGCTGCCCCACAAGTCGACTGTTCGCTGGAGAACTGTGTTGCGCTCACCTTTGATGACGGGCCGGATCAGTACACCCAGAACCTACTCGACACCCTAAAGTCCACCAACACTCCTGCGACGTTTTTCCTCATCGGAAGCAAGGTTCAAAACTTTCCCTCCATGGTGAAACGCATGGAAGCGGAGGGCCACCAGGTGGGGAGTCATACCTGGGATCATGCCGATATCACGACCCTGTCTGACCTAGAGCTAAAGCAACAGCTAGAACGCACCGACGAGGCTATCAAGGAAGTTACTGGAAATAGTCCCAGCGTTTTTAGGCCACCTCTGGGTCATCACGATGAATCACACAATGAGCAAGTACCCTACCCAGTGATTCTATGGGATACCAACAGTCACGATGGTAGGATTAAAGATTCTCAGAAGATCGCAGACGCCATTATGGACACCGTACATCCGGGTTCCATTGTCCTGATGCACGACACCCGCAACACCACGGTGCAGGCGGTTCCAGAGTTAGTTTCGCAACTCAAAGCGCAAGGCTATACGTTGGTGACCATAGACCAGCTCTTTGCTGGAGAACTCACTAATTCTGTGGCGTATTCCTCGGGGCCACAAGTCACCGGAAAGTAA